The Syntrophobotulus glycolicus DSM 8271 DNA window AACAACCGCCTGACCATCAGTGTTTCTAACGAATTCGCCAAAGACTGGTTGGAAAGCAGGTATTCCGCTTTAATTAAATCCACGGTTCAAAATTATCTGAATCGACCAGTTGCTCTAACCTTTGTTGTCGAACAGGAACAAAATTATCAGCCCGAAATCATTGAAAGCAATGACCAGAAATTCGGTATTTTGTCACACCCTCTCAACAGAAAATATACTTTTGATACCTTCGTTATCGGAAACGGAAACCGCTTCGCCCATGCCGCAGCTTTGGCCGTTGCCGAATCCCCGGCTAAATCATATAATCCTTTATTTTTATATGGAGGAAGCGGCTTGGGAAAAACACATCTCATGCATGCCATCGGCCATATCATTAACAGAAATTTTCCGGAAATGAAAATCGTTTATGTTACAGGAGAACAATTTACCAACGAAATGATCGATTCTATTCGTTATGAACGTCAGGTTGAATTCAGAAATACATATCGTAAGGTAGACTTGCTTCTTATTGACGATATTCAGTTTCTAGCAGGTAAAGAAGGTACCCAGGAAGAATTCTTTCATACCTTCAATACTTTATATGAAGCGAATAAACAAATTATTATCTCTTCAGACCGTCCTCCCCGGGAGATCCCTACATTGGAAGAAAGGCTCCGGTCCCGCTTTGAATGGGGATTGACCACAGATATTAATCCGCCGGACTATGAAACAAGAATAGCCATTTTGAGAAAAAAAGCCCAACTGGAAAATTATATTGTTCCTGATGAAATCATCACATTTATCGCATCTTCGATCCAATCCAATATTCGAGAGCTCGAAGGAGCTTTAAGCAAAATCACAGCATTTTGCATGCTGACAAATCAATCTATTACGGTGGAATTGGCCGAAGAAATCCTGAAAGATATGATACCAAACAGAAATCAAAAGATTATCTCTATAGAATTAATTCAAAAAACCGTTGCTGAACATTATAAAATGTCTGTAAATGAATTAAAACAAAAAAAGAGAACCAGAACCATTGCTTTTCCCAGACAAGTAGCCATGTATATTTCCAGACAGCTTACAGATTGTTCACTTCCTCAAATAGGAGAAAAATTTGGCGGCCGTGATCATACGACGGTTATTCACGCCTTTGACAAAATTTCTGAGATGAAAGAACACGATCCATTTGTAGAAAAAAGCATTAATGAAATTATTAATAAGATTAAATCAACCTGATATCCACAAGATTCTCATGCTGTTAATCTACCGCTCAACCCCCCATTATTTAAGGCAAATTGCGGATATCCACAAAAAAACGACTTATACTACTACTACTGCTAATCTATTAATCATATTACTGATGCGAAAAAAATATTCCTGAGGAGTCTTTTTGATGAAAATAAAAGTTACAAAAACTGATCTCTTGACTGGAGTAAATACTGTTCAAAGAGCCGTTTCAGCCAAAAATACACTTCCGATTTTGCAAGGAATCAAACTCCGGGCTGAAAACAATACGCTCTGTTTTGAGGCGACGGATTTAGAATTAGGCATTCGCAGCAGTTTTGATGCAGAAATTATTGAAGAAGGGACAATCGTTTTACCTTCCAGATTGTTTTCTGAAATCGTTCGAAAGTTGCCGGATAGTGATGTGGTTTTAGAATCGACTGATCATATTACAAATATTAATTATTCAGGATCCAGCTTTACCATTAATGGTTATGATCCGGAAGAATTTCCTGAAATAGGCGATGTTCCTGTTGAGGATGAAATAAAGCTGCCTGCCGACCTGTTTAAAAATATGATCAGGCAAACAGTGTTTGCTTGTGCTGCTGAAGAGACAAGGCCTGTTTTTACAGGGCTCCTTCTCCATCTGGAAGAAGATAATCTGGCCTTGGTTGGTACAGATACTCATCGTTTAGCTTATCGTACAGCCAAGATACCCGGCAATAAGCAAAAATTTAAAGGTATAGTTCCGGCGAAATCCATGCAGGAAATCTATAGATTATTACAGGATGATCATGACTTAACGATATATTGTTCCAAGTCGCGAGTATTTTTTAATTTCGGATCAATTCAGCTTCAAGCTCGATTAATTGATGGGCAGTTTCCCAATTATAAACAAGTCATTCCTCAAAAATGCAATACGAAGTTATTGATCAATACCAAGAATTTCACAGACATGGTTGAAAGAGCTTCCCTGTTATCAAAGGATAATTTAATTAAAACAGGTTCAGTAAGGATAAATGTGGAAAACTCTGTCTTGAAAATCAATCAGTTTTCAGAAGCGGGTAAAATCAATGAAGAAATGAAGATCAATCAGGATGGAGAAGATGTTTCGATTTCATTTAATTCAAAATATGTTCTGGATCTTTTAAAAATCATTGATAGCGAAAATATTTTGATGGAAACTTCAGGTGCGGTTAATCCGTGTATTTTTAGACCGGAAAATGATCAGGATTATTTATGCCTGGTTTTACCATTAAGAAATTAGGAATATGCTAATCCATAATCTTTACTTCAAAAATTTCAGAAATTACAGTGAACAGGAAATAACATTTACAAATGGGATTAACATTTTAGTAGGTTCCAATGGACAGGGAAAAACCAATGTCCTTGAAGGAATCTATTATCTTTTAATGGGAAAATCTTACCGGGTAAATCAAGAAAGTGAGCTTATTTATTGGGGACAGAAAAATTTTTACCTGAGAGCGAACTTTGAAGCCTATGAGCGTAAATATTGTTTAGAAAGCTATTACGAAAAAGGAAAAAAGGCCATAAAAATTAATCAGCTGGCTTGTCAAAAATTATCGGAATACGTAGGAATGATCAATGTGGTTTTTTTTACGCCTGATGATTTGAACATCATTAAAAGCGGTCCTTTGGAAAGGCGTAGATTTATTGATCTTCTGCTTATTCAGGTCAAACCGGCACATATTTCATTGTTAAATACCTATATCAGGATTCTTAAACAAAAAAGTATTCTTTTGAAAAGAAGTCTGAATAAAGCTGCGGCGAATGACCAGCTTCTGGTCTGGAATGAACAGCTCTTAGAGACTGGGAGCCGGGTGATCAGAAATAGATATGAAATGACAGAAAAACTTCAGAACCAATGTGGTAAAATGTTCAGTAAGGTCTTCGGCTGCCATGAAAATATGGATTTACAGTATGTTTCTCTTGGTAGAAAGAGCCTTGATGAAGCTTTGGCCTATTTCCCCGAGGCTTTAGAGAAACAAAGGGATGCTGAGATAGAACGGCGGGCAGTGCTTGTTGGACCACACAGAGATGATATAATAGTAAATATAAACGGGCGCTCAGCAAGGTATTATGCATCACAGGGGCAGCAAAGATCACTGGTTCTTTGTTTGAAATTAGCAGAAATGGAAATAATAAATAAAGAGAAAGAAGAATATCCCATTTTGCTGCTGGACGATGTTTTGTCTGAACTGGATGAAGGACGCAGGGAGTATCTGATGGAATACATCAGTAATTCAAATAAACAAACCATGATCACGACAACCGACCTTGGTCAAATTGAAAAACAAAAAGACCCAGCTGTGTACATCGTCAAACAGGGGACAATAAGGAGGGAATCCTGATGTTTATCCATATAGGTGCCAATTATATGGTCAAAAAAGACAAAATTATTGCAATCCTTGATTTGGAAGCCATTTCAAATAGTCAGATTTCTAAACAAATGCTCAAATCCATGCAAAAAAATAACGACATTCATAGGATTTATGAGGGGGGAAAAGAAAAATCTTTAATTATCACAACCTCAGGGAATTACATTTCACCGATTTCGTCATTTACTTTGCTTAAAAGATCATTCAGCAAAATAGGGATCGAATAAAGAAAAGGAAATGCGCCATTTCCAGGAACGACCTCTCTAGGCTTAAGAGAGGCTATTATTGTTTACGGGATGTAAATATTTATAGTATAATAATAAGGTTAAAGGATAATCTTGGGAGGGTATTGATTTTGCTAAATGCATCTGATAAAGAAATTGAAGTAAATTCACCCGCAGCGGATTATAATGCCGGACAAATTGAAGTGCTTGAAGGTTTGGAAGCCGTACGAAAACGTCCTGGCATGTATATTGGTTC harbors:
- the dnaA gene encoding chromosomal replication initiator protein DnaA, with the protein product MSPNSTYLNAFWENILDKLRNELSKASFDTWLSSTKLVSFVNNRLTISVSNEFAKDWLESRYSALIKSTVQNYLNRPVALTFVVEQEQNYQPEIIESNDQKFGILSHPLNRKYTFDTFVIGNGNRFAHAAALAVAESPAKSYNPLFLYGGSGLGKTHLMHAIGHIINRNFPEMKIVYVTGEQFTNEMIDSIRYERQVEFRNTYRKVDLLLIDDIQFLAGKEGTQEEFFHTFNTLYEANKQIIISSDRPPREIPTLEERLRSRFEWGLTTDINPPDYETRIAILRKKAQLENYIVPDEIITFIASSIQSNIRELEGALSKITAFCMLTNQSITVELAEEILKDMIPNRNQKIISIELIQKTVAEHYKMSVNELKQKKRTRTIAFPRQVAMYISRQLTDCSLPQIGEKFGGRDHTTVIHAFDKISEMKEHDPFVEKSINEIINKIKST
- the dnaN gene encoding DNA polymerase III subunit beta, giving the protein MKIKVTKTDLLTGVNTVQRAVSAKNTLPILQGIKLRAENNTLCFEATDLELGIRSSFDAEIIEEGTIVLPSRLFSEIVRKLPDSDVVLESTDHITNINYSGSSFTINGYDPEEFPEIGDVPVEDEIKLPADLFKNMIRQTVFACAAEETRPVFTGLLLHLEEDNLALVGTDTHRLAYRTAKIPGNKQKFKGIVPAKSMQEIYRLLQDDHDLTIYCSKSRVFFNFGSIQLQARLIDGQFPNYKQVIPQKCNTKLLINTKNFTDMVERASLLSKDNLIKTGSVRINVENSVLKINQFSEAGKINEEMKINQDGEDVSISFNSKYVLDLLKIIDSENILMETSGAVNPCIFRPENDQDYLCLVLPLRN
- the recF gene encoding DNA replication/repair protein RecF (All proteins in this family for which functions are known are DNA-binding proteins that assist the filamentation of RecA onto DNA for the initiation of recombination or recombinational repair.), coding for MLIHNLYFKNFRNYSEQEITFTNGINILVGSNGQGKTNVLEGIYYLLMGKSYRVNQESELIYWGQKNFYLRANFEAYERKYCLESYYEKGKKAIKINQLACQKLSEYVGMINVVFFTPDDLNIIKSGPLERRRFIDLLLIQVKPAHISLLNTYIRILKQKSILLKRSLNKAAANDQLLVWNEQLLETGSRVIRNRYEMTEKLQNQCGKMFSKVFGCHENMDLQYVSLGRKSLDEALAYFPEALEKQRDAEIERRAVLVGPHRDDIIVNINGRSARYYASQGQQRSLVLCLKLAEMEIINKEKEEYPILLLDDVLSELDEGRREYLMEYISNSNKQTMITTTDLGQIEKQKDPAVYIVKQGTIRRES
- the remB gene encoding extracellular matrix regulator RemB, coding for MFIHIGANYMVKKDKIIAILDLEAISNSQISKQMLKSMQKNNDIHRIYEGGKEKSLIITTSGNYISPISSFTLLKRSFSKIGIE